DNA from Actinomyces sp. oral taxon 897:
CGCCGACCGCGCCTGGGTGGAGGACGACTTCATCCCCACGGTGGCCAAGCGCGGTGCCGCCATTATCGCCGCCCGCGGGGCGTCCTCGGCCGCCTCGGCCGCCTCGGCCGCCATTGACCACGTCCACGACTGGGTCCTGGGCACCTCCGGGGCCTGGACCTCGGCCGCGGTCATGTCCGACGGCTCCTACGGCGTCCCCGAGGGCGTCGTCTCCTCCTTCCCCTGCACCTCGGACAACGGCGAGTGGAAGATCGTCCAGGGCCTGGAGGTCGACGCCTTCTCCCGCGCCCGCATTGACGCCTCCGCCGCCGAGCTCCTGGAGGAGAAGCGGGCCGTGGCCGGCCTGGGCCTCATCTGACCCGGCCCCCGGGCGCCGATGAGACGACGCCCGGTAACGCCGTCGTGCACCTGGGCGTCTCCCGCCCCGCCCCGTGAGGTGGCTGGGCAGGAGGCGCCCGGTGTGCTGAGATCAGCCCATGGCACGTCGCAGCTCCAAGCGCCCCTACGGTCGGGGCCACGTCCCCCTGGACATGGGGCGCCTGGCCTCCATGCCCCGCACCCAGACCGGCCCGGGCGGGGCCGACTTCACCGTGCGCCGGCTGCGTGGCGGGGACAAGGCCTACACCTGTCCTGGCTGCCACCGCACCATCCCGCCCGGCACGCCGCACCTGGTGGCCTGGTCCAACGAGTCCCTCTTCGGGGCGGACCGGGGCCTGGAGGAGCGTCGGCACTGGCACACCTCCTGCTGGGAGCGCCGTCTGTGGTGAGCCCCGCGCGGGTCCGGGTGCCGCCGACCCCGGCGGACCAGGGGTCCGGGCCCTCCCGGTGCGGGGCCGGGGGCCGGAGAAGGTCACCCGGATTCGTTTCTGGCCGTGACGACGGCGCCCGGATGCGACAGACTGGGGGCCATGCCCATCCCCACCCGCCCTCGTGTGGTACTCGACTCCTCCTCCCCTGAGCCCGTCTTCGCCCAGATCTGCGCCGCGATCCGCCGCGAGGTGGAGGTGGGCAGGCTCCTGCCCGGGCAGCGGCTGCCCACGACCCGGGCCCTGGCCGCCGACCTCGACGTCGCCGTCAACACGGTGGCCAAGGCCTACCGTGAGCTCGAGACCGAGGGGGTCGTCGAAGGCCGGGGACGCCAGGGGACCTTTGTCGTGGACACCTCCGGCACGGTGCGCCAGCGTGAGGTGCTGCGGTTCGTGACCACGATGAGGAAC
Protein-coding regions in this window:
- a CDS encoding GntR family transcriptional regulator codes for the protein MPIPTRPRVVLDSSSPEPVFAQICAAIRREVEVGRLLPGQRLPTTRALAADLDVAVNTVAKAYRELETEGVVEGRGRQGTFVVDTSGTVRQREVLRFVTTMRNLGVSKEEAQALVERTWAG